From Pseudopipra pipra isolate bDixPip1 chromosome 9, bDixPip1.hap1, whole genome shotgun sequence, a single genomic window includes:
- the BRINP2 gene encoding BMP/retinoic acid-inducible neural-specific protein 2 isoform X2, which produces MGRQDLPHADGPPPMLPWPLALLALSACCRWGVAGGAGSTVPQQHAAPSTPSSSSSSPSTRAPLDWLLTDRGPFYRAQEYVDFMERYRQGFTTREFARWKVNNLALERKDFFSLPLPLAPEFIRNIRLLGRRPSPQQITDSLIKKYGTHFLLSATLGGEESLTIFVDKRKLSRRAEPAVGAGNSSGVSLETLHQLAASYFIDRESTLRRLHHIQIATAAIKVTETRTGPLGCSNYDNLDSVSSVLVQSPENKVQLQGLQTVLPSYLRERFVAAALSYIACSSAGDLVCHRSDCRCQCQPAFPRCNCPEADIQALESSLAQLWRAWESHHGQFEESEEFQALVKRLPMDRFLNRTAISHFWAMDLDVQHRYQQLGTSLKLLSRKTYRLIRRLFNLSKRCHRQPRFKLPKERSLPYWWSRAQSLLYCSETTVPGTFLEESHSCTCPSDQPSCQGSIPCALGEGPACASCAEDNSTRCGTCNHGYVLTQGFCRPEVADSLEHYLGLETDLQDLELKYLLQKRDSRIEVHSIFISNDMRLGSWFDPSWRKRMLLTLKSNKYKPGLVHVMLALSLQICLTKNSTLEPVMAIYVNPFGGSHSESWFMPVNEGSFPDWERTNVDASGQCQNWTLTLGNKWKTFFETVHVYLRSRIKSLDDSSNETIYYEPLEMSDPSKNLGYMKINSLQVFGYSLPFEPDAIRDLILQLDYPYTQGSQDSAMLQLLEIRDRVNRLSPPGKTRLDLFTCLLRHRLKLANNEVARIQSSLRAFNARLPNALEQETGKLCS; this is translated from the exons atggggcgGCAGGACCTCCCACACGCTGACGGGCCCCCGCCGATGCTCCCGTGGCCGCTGGCCCTGCTGGCCCTGAGCGCGTGCTGTCGCTGGGGGGTGGCTGGCGGGGCGGGCAGCACAGTGCCCCAGCAGCATGCTGCCCCCTCGACcccttcctcttcatcctcctccccctccacccGGGCACCCCTCGACTGGCTCCTCACCGACCGCGGACCCTTCTACCGAGCCCAGGAGTACGTGGACTTCATGGAGCGGTACCGGCAGGGTTTCACCACCAG AGAGTTTGCTCGCTGGAAGGTGAATAATTTGGCCCTGGAGAGGAAAGACTTTTTCAGCCTACCACTTCCCCTGGCCCCCGAATTCATCCGCAACATCCGGCTGCTGGGACGCCGGCCCAGCCCCCAGCAGATCACTGACAGCCTCATCAAAAAGTATGGGACCCACTTCCTGCTGTCTGCCACGCTGGGAG gagaGGAGTCCCTGACCATTTTTGTGGACAAGCGCAAGCTGAGCCGGAGGGCAGAGCCCGCTGTGGGGGCTGGGAACAGCTCGGGGGTCTCGCTGGAGACCCTGCACCAGCTGGCAGCCTCCTACTTCATCGACAGGGAGAGCACACTCCGGCGGCTCCACCACATCCAGATCGCCACGGCTGCCATCAAG GTGACCGAAACACGGACAGGGCCACTCGGCTGCAGCAACTACGACAACCTGGACTCGGTGAGCTCCGTCCTGGTGCAGAGCCCTGAGAACAAAGTGCAGCTCCAAG GGCTGCAGACAGTGCTCCCCTCCTACCTGCGGGAGAGGTTCGTGGCGGCCGCCCTCAGCTACATCGCCTGCAGCTCGGCCGGGGACCTGGTGTGCCACCGGAGCGACTGCCGCTGCCAGTGCCAGCCCGCCTTCCCCCGCTGCAACTGCCCCGAGGCCGACATCCAGGCGCTGGAGagcagcctggcccagctctggaGAGCCTGGGAGAGCCACCACGGCCAGTTTGAGGAGTCAG AGGAGTTTCAGGCCTTGGTGAAGAGGCTCCCCATGGACCGTTTCCTGAACAGGACGGCCATCTCCCACTTCTGGGCTATGGATCTGGATGTCCAGCATCGCTACCAACAGCTGGGCACCAGCCTGAAGCTGCTCTCCAGGAAAACCTACCGACTCATCCGGCGGCTCTTCAACCTCAGCAAGCGCTGCCACCGGCAGCCGCGGTTCAAGCTGCCGAAGGAGAG GTCCCTCCCTTACTGGTGGAGCCGCGCACAGTCGCTCCTGTACTGCAGTGAGACCACCGTGCCTGGGACCTTCCTGGAAGAAAGCCACAGCTGCACCTGTCCCTCggaccagccctcctgccagggctccATTCCGTGTGCCTTGGGCGAGgggccagcctgtgccagctgtgccGAGGACAACAGCACCCGCTGCGGGACCTGCAACCACGGCTACGTGCTCACCCAGGGCTTCTGCCGCCCCGAGGTGGCCGACTCGCTGGAGCACTACCTGGGGCTGGAGACGGACCTGCAGGACTTGGAGCTCAAGTACCTCCTGCAGAAGCGGGACAGCCGCATCGAGGTGCACTCCATCTTCATCAGCAACGACATGCGCCTGGGCAGCTGGTTCGACCCCTCCTGGAGGAAGCGCATGCTCCTGACCCTGAAGAGCAACAAGTACAAGCCCGGGCTGGTTCACGTCATGTTGGCCCTCTCCCTGCAGATCTGCCTCACCAAGAACAGCACGCTGGAGCCCGTCATGGCCATCTATGTCAACCCCTTTGGGGGAAGCCACTCGGAGAGCTGGTTCATGCCCGTCAACGAGGGCAGCTTCCCAGACTGGGAAAGGACTAACGTAGATGCCTCTGGCCAGTGCCAAAACTGGACGCTCACCTTGGGCAACAAGTGGAAGACCTTCTTTGAAACGGTCCACGTCTACTTGCGGAGCCGCATCAAGTCCCTGGATGACAGCTCCAATGAGACAATCTACTATGAACCCCTGGAGATGTCAGATCCCTCCAAGAACCTGGGGTACATGAAAATCAACAGCTTGCAAGTCTTCGGCTACAGCCTGCCCTTTGAGCCGGATGCTATCCGTGATCTGATCCTCCAGCTGGACTACCCCTAcacccagggctcccaggaCTCGGCcatgctccagctcctggagaTCAGGGACCGGGTGAACAGGTTGTCACCCCCTGGCAAAACCCGCCTCGACCTCTTCACATGCTTGCTCCGCCACCGGCTCAAGTTGGCCAACAACGAGGTGGCAAGGATCCAGTCCTCCCTGAGAGCCTTCAACGCCAGGCTGCCCAACGCCCTGGAGCAGGAGACAGGCAAGCTGTGCAGCTAA
- the BRINP2 gene encoding BMP/retinoic acid-inducible neural-specific protein 2 isoform X1 — protein sequence MGRQDLPHADGPPPMLPWPLALLALSACCRWGVAGGAGSTVPQQHAAPSTPSSSSSSPSTRAPLDWLLTDRGPFYRAQEYVDFMERYRQGFTTRYRIYREFARWKVNNLALERKDFFSLPLPLAPEFIRNIRLLGRRPSPQQITDSLIKKYGTHFLLSATLGGEESLTIFVDKRKLSRRAEPAVGAGNSSGVSLETLHQLAASYFIDRESTLRRLHHIQIATAAIKVTETRTGPLGCSNYDNLDSVSSVLVQSPENKVQLQGLQTVLPSYLRERFVAAALSYIACSSAGDLVCHRSDCRCQCQPAFPRCNCPEADIQALESSLAQLWRAWESHHGQFEESEEFQALVKRLPMDRFLNRTAISHFWAMDLDVQHRYQQLGTSLKLLSRKTYRLIRRLFNLSKRCHRQPRFKLPKERSLPYWWSRAQSLLYCSETTVPGTFLEESHSCTCPSDQPSCQGSIPCALGEGPACASCAEDNSTRCGTCNHGYVLTQGFCRPEVADSLEHYLGLETDLQDLELKYLLQKRDSRIEVHSIFISNDMRLGSWFDPSWRKRMLLTLKSNKYKPGLVHVMLALSLQICLTKNSTLEPVMAIYVNPFGGSHSESWFMPVNEGSFPDWERTNVDASGQCQNWTLTLGNKWKTFFETVHVYLRSRIKSLDDSSNETIYYEPLEMSDPSKNLGYMKINSLQVFGYSLPFEPDAIRDLILQLDYPYTQGSQDSAMLQLLEIRDRVNRLSPPGKTRLDLFTCLLRHRLKLANNEVARIQSSLRAFNARLPNALEQETGKLCS from the exons atggggcgGCAGGACCTCCCACACGCTGACGGGCCCCCGCCGATGCTCCCGTGGCCGCTGGCCCTGCTGGCCCTGAGCGCGTGCTGTCGCTGGGGGGTGGCTGGCGGGGCGGGCAGCACAGTGCCCCAGCAGCATGCTGCCCCCTCGACcccttcctcttcatcctcctccccctccacccGGGCACCCCTCGACTGGCTCCTCACCGACCGCGGACCCTTCTACCGAGCCCAGGAGTACGTGGACTTCATGGAGCGGTACCGGCAGGGTTTCACCACCAGGTACAGGATCTACAG AGAGTTTGCTCGCTGGAAGGTGAATAATTTGGCCCTGGAGAGGAAAGACTTTTTCAGCCTACCACTTCCCCTGGCCCCCGAATTCATCCGCAACATCCGGCTGCTGGGACGCCGGCCCAGCCCCCAGCAGATCACTGACAGCCTCATCAAAAAGTATGGGACCCACTTCCTGCTGTCTGCCACGCTGGGAG gagaGGAGTCCCTGACCATTTTTGTGGACAAGCGCAAGCTGAGCCGGAGGGCAGAGCCCGCTGTGGGGGCTGGGAACAGCTCGGGGGTCTCGCTGGAGACCCTGCACCAGCTGGCAGCCTCCTACTTCATCGACAGGGAGAGCACACTCCGGCGGCTCCACCACATCCAGATCGCCACGGCTGCCATCAAG GTGACCGAAACACGGACAGGGCCACTCGGCTGCAGCAACTACGACAACCTGGACTCGGTGAGCTCCGTCCTGGTGCAGAGCCCTGAGAACAAAGTGCAGCTCCAAG GGCTGCAGACAGTGCTCCCCTCCTACCTGCGGGAGAGGTTCGTGGCGGCCGCCCTCAGCTACATCGCCTGCAGCTCGGCCGGGGACCTGGTGTGCCACCGGAGCGACTGCCGCTGCCAGTGCCAGCCCGCCTTCCCCCGCTGCAACTGCCCCGAGGCCGACATCCAGGCGCTGGAGagcagcctggcccagctctggaGAGCCTGGGAGAGCCACCACGGCCAGTTTGAGGAGTCAG AGGAGTTTCAGGCCTTGGTGAAGAGGCTCCCCATGGACCGTTTCCTGAACAGGACGGCCATCTCCCACTTCTGGGCTATGGATCTGGATGTCCAGCATCGCTACCAACAGCTGGGCACCAGCCTGAAGCTGCTCTCCAGGAAAACCTACCGACTCATCCGGCGGCTCTTCAACCTCAGCAAGCGCTGCCACCGGCAGCCGCGGTTCAAGCTGCCGAAGGAGAG GTCCCTCCCTTACTGGTGGAGCCGCGCACAGTCGCTCCTGTACTGCAGTGAGACCACCGTGCCTGGGACCTTCCTGGAAGAAAGCCACAGCTGCACCTGTCCCTCggaccagccctcctgccagggctccATTCCGTGTGCCTTGGGCGAGgggccagcctgtgccagctgtgccGAGGACAACAGCACCCGCTGCGGGACCTGCAACCACGGCTACGTGCTCACCCAGGGCTTCTGCCGCCCCGAGGTGGCCGACTCGCTGGAGCACTACCTGGGGCTGGAGACGGACCTGCAGGACTTGGAGCTCAAGTACCTCCTGCAGAAGCGGGACAGCCGCATCGAGGTGCACTCCATCTTCATCAGCAACGACATGCGCCTGGGCAGCTGGTTCGACCCCTCCTGGAGGAAGCGCATGCTCCTGACCCTGAAGAGCAACAAGTACAAGCCCGGGCTGGTTCACGTCATGTTGGCCCTCTCCCTGCAGATCTGCCTCACCAAGAACAGCACGCTGGAGCCCGTCATGGCCATCTATGTCAACCCCTTTGGGGGAAGCCACTCGGAGAGCTGGTTCATGCCCGTCAACGAGGGCAGCTTCCCAGACTGGGAAAGGACTAACGTAGATGCCTCTGGCCAGTGCCAAAACTGGACGCTCACCTTGGGCAACAAGTGGAAGACCTTCTTTGAAACGGTCCACGTCTACTTGCGGAGCCGCATCAAGTCCCTGGATGACAGCTCCAATGAGACAATCTACTATGAACCCCTGGAGATGTCAGATCCCTCCAAGAACCTGGGGTACATGAAAATCAACAGCTTGCAAGTCTTCGGCTACAGCCTGCCCTTTGAGCCGGATGCTATCCGTGATCTGATCCTCCAGCTGGACTACCCCTAcacccagggctcccaggaCTCGGCcatgctccagctcctggagaTCAGGGACCGGGTGAACAGGTTGTCACCCCCTGGCAAAACCCGCCTCGACCTCTTCACATGCTTGCTCCGCCACCGGCTCAAGTTGGCCAACAACGAGGTGGCAAGGATCCAGTCCTCCCTGAGAGCCTTCAACGCCAGGCTGCCCAACGCCCTGGAGCAGGAGACAGGCAAGCTGTGCAGCTAA